The following DNA comes from Oreochromis niloticus isolate F11D_XX linkage group LG23, O_niloticus_UMD_NMBU, whole genome shotgun sequence.
ATATCACCATGTTACACCACAACATGATGCAGATAGTttcagagaaacaaaaagaaacaaaacagtaaaaaacgtttgtttttaattattgtagatCAATTTGTGTTTAAACAGGACTTTATTATTCAATCATTCTATTACCTGAATGAATCAGTTAATGAATCGGCTGTTTCACAAACCAATCATAATCACTTACAGGGAATACCTCATAAagacaaatgttttattttttttcaatttaattaTCTGAACTTAGCTTCAGTGGGACTGACATGTGATTATTAACTCTTTATctgataaaacacacaaacaaaaaaaaataacatggtaagtgtaaaatataaattactgcATAAACATTTCTCATTGATAATTAAACATCTCCATCGTCATAGTGGATTCAGTGGCTCCTCCTTGTGGCAGGAAACTGTTACTgcagaacaaaaaacacagaaacgtTTCGTTCTATTGTCGGGTTTTTATTGAGCTTAAGCAATTAACCTGCAAACGTCAGATGTAACAAACACAccagagctgctgctgaagTCATCAACACCTTCCTTAACATCACACTCAGAGTCAAAACAAAGGTTTGAATCCAGTTTTCAGAACGAAAAACAAGCAATTAAataaactgcattaaaaacaaccagaaacagggaagaaaagaagaagaaagaaaaatcccTACATAGGCCAGTTTTTCCTAAATTTCCCACAACGCCTCTGGGTTGCTTTCCACACTTCAGACCATGGTCTGCTACAGTGAAAAAGACCAGGGTCACATGACTGCTGTGATTGCCTTCAGACATCACAGGTAACCCGAGCAGAGACCCTCACCATTCAGACTGTAACAGCGCAACGATACACAAACACACGGCACCTCAGAGCTGATCGATTAACTGACTGGTTGACTGACAGACAGTTTGTGCAGTTGTAGCAGCTTCTTTAATGGTTTTTACAAGAGAAACACTGTAGTGCCACCTGTGGTCACACCAGAACAAGCAGCAGTTACACTTAAACCAACTTAATCAACCAAAACATCGTGGTCATGTGACCAGGATCATTTAAGTGGAAATGATCCTGGACTTTGGTTCAGTCTGTCCTGACTCCCGTTAAACTCTAATGATCAACAGGCTTAAACTTGAGCTGAAGTAAAGAAACTAAAAACACTGGATGTTTCCAATGCTGTGAAACCCTGACAAATACCTCCGTGACACAACAACTAAGCCAAGGAACAAAACAaattatgaaaacaaaacactgaacacgACTGATTGGTCTTCATCAGATGACTGACAGGCAGAATTATTCATATTAAAACTTAACACTGAAACTAATCTGAAAATGACTTAAAGTCAACAACTTTATTAGATCCCAAAGTCATGACTCTTCACAATAAAAGGCTGAACTCTGTAGTGCCTAGAGTCTTTGTGTAATTAAACAGAGACAGTTAACTCCACATGTTATGATAACTGATGAAGAAGACTCTAAACCACTGATCGGTTATTATCTGTTAtcactgaaaagagaaaaaaatgaaacaaaaaactgatACAAACAAAAGAGGATCCCGGGTCGTTCCCTGACCCTAACATTTTGTTAAGATCTAAATTATGACACTGTAATAATTAAAccagataataaataaaactgaaatgttgACTAATAAAATCTGAGGTATGAAAGTTGGGAGTAAATCTTTGACTATGGAAGCAAAAAACTTTGATGCGTTGGCTTGTGCaagaaaacaaactgtggtttgAAGACTGAACCCTGAAAATCAAGCCAGTAGTATCGTTTGCAGAGTTGAACTGTTGCTCAGTCAACTAATCAGTTAATCGGTTAATCAGCTCTTTGTGCCACCTGGGAAGACTCACACACATCTGCGTTGCAGCTTTTTTGATCTCCTCTAACGATCACTTCATAAACATAAATATGCAGGTAAACGATGAAGCTTAAAGGGATCCATCTGCATCAGAAACAATAGCAGCAGTAGTGAATATAAAAAACAGCCGATCTTTAATAACAGTAATATAGTATATAGTAAATGATAGAAGACGCAGACAACAAAATCTGATATTTTACTGACTATTCTCAGCACTGATGGTTATAAAGTCATGCTTTTGTTAGATTGTGTTggatgttttgctgtttttggtaaacagattatttttgaggggtttttttgggtTGTGGGGTCAACTGGAACATTTCTTTGGAATGTTTTGTtgtcaaaaacataaataaacttcacttttacattttagttttttaaataaataataaataacagcCTAGTTTTAAGTGCTTATTTTCCCTTCAACAATAATTtcttcaaataaaaacagagcaaaaaaaaattgcataatGTACAATGACCTCCTTTAGAAGCTGCTAATCATCTGCAGAGATCCATGCCATCAGATTTAGTAAGTCTTCAATTTGCTGGAGCTCCTCTATTGTTAataaatgataatgataataataacaataataataatgataataataataataataataataataataataacaacaacaacagttattaatactactactactaataataataatcatagctGTGACAGCTCCATGTGGTGGCCGATTGTTCTCACTCGTTTCACATATCTGACACTTTAAAGATTCATTTGATGTTGAATGTCTTTGGATTAAACTTAAAGAACTAATGTTTATTTACGTCAGTGATACAAAGATACACATGCAAGGAGAATCACTGAAATGAACAcaacctaaaaaaaaacaaaaaaaacgctTCATAATCCCGGTCTGTGGCAAACATCAGTGTCTATATGGCGTCACTGTGAAACATCCAGGTAGATTAAAGCCTGTTAAATCAGCCTGACAGtgtgacttcctgttttattcataGATGACAGACAGCACTTTCCTCCTGGTGATCGACAAAGAACGTGAACAAGGTAAATCAGATTTATAAAGATGTTTTCTGTGGGAGAATTCCAATCTGATCAATATGACTAATATTGGCCCGTCACAGATATATTTTAGTACAATTATAACGAAACACACACTGAAACTTTAGACGTTTAAAGCTCCCGCAGCAATCTCAGGAAGTAGaacaattttgtttttctgtttatgaCAGTAATCTGGGTCGCATCGATGTTGTTTGGatacttttcttcttctgctgctgtaatgTCCTTTTTTTGGTCTCAGGCATCAAAAGAGCTTCATTAGGGGTAAATAATGACCGGTTTTAAAACCTCGTCAGCTCTCCATagaacttatttttttatttatttaaatggtgGCGCTCAAAGGTCAAAtgcactgcaacttaagaaaacattAACAAATGGAACAAGTACACAAACAGAAAGGAAGTTGAAGAAAACACAacggaaacagaaaaaaaaaaaactttttttctgaggttttgcaatttttttttcttttattgtactTTGTGCGTTTTTGGAGTATTTTTCTACTTGCAGTTCGTTTGACCTTTGAGGGCCACCATCAGTTTTGAAATCATTGAATTTGAAGGCTGACCTGAGTCAGCGGATGGATATCAGCCAGGAGACTGGTACATCAGTTTTTCAGGTATTAACCAATATTGGCCAGTATGGATACTTACAGATTTTGGaggttgtttctttgttttccagtaACACAGCATGAAGTTAGCACGGAAAAGCAATGAAAACACCGTCCGACTCTAATCAGATCTAAATAGGACTACACCGATATCTCTGGTGTCATGACACAGCTTGTCCAGCAGGCCAGCTTCGACTTGATTAGCAACACTAAGCTAAACAACTATCTTTATGATTATCAACATACATGGAATAACATGACAGCGTGTCTTTAGGAGATTGTTTATAAATGGATCAATTTAACGTCGATGTCATGAACGTTTGTGCAGCAAGTTCATTCATGTTTGCTCTGGAGGGCTGAAaacaggtggaggtggatgcaGCGGGTGAGTTGGAGTGTAACAGTCGCAGGTGATTTCGAGCTGAGGgttagtttttacatttttctgtcatctgaTTGGAAGATGAGTTATATCAGCACACTGAACAGACTAATAAGACGATAGATGTTTGCATAAATAATTCAAAGCAGCTCCATCATACGTTTACCATGTTTAGAGCAAATAAGGTAAAAGAAAGACTTTTACCTTATCCGACAGtgtgaaatgttatttttaaggTATAATCTAGTTTTTGATTAAAGCTAAACCCGACTTTAACTCCTGTGCCTACTTTCAAGGCAAGAACTGCAAAAACAGAGCAGGACAGAGGAGAGTCAGGTGGTGGAGGGAGGAGGTTACCGCTGCAGCACGAGGCGAAGCAGTCACAGGAGGCAAAGGACGTGGAGTTATCACAGCGGGTTTCTCTGcaacacaaaaaagacaaacatcaGTTTAATCAGAGCTGAACGTGTAAAAaacacctttttctttttaagggaGGAAGCCTGAGCCAGTGCAGCTCATCTGGACGTTAACATGAAGTCTAGGTTTGGATCGTGGctaaaaaactgaaatgttgctgctgctggtctaaaaataaagatgtattctgttacttttttttattttaaaacgcAACTTCTTAAGTGTAGGATTTGTAAGTTTGCTGGGAAACAGCACGATCTTTGCTTTATGCTGTCAAAACAGTCAAAAGTCAAATCTACACGAGGCACATCTTAGTGGTTCAGTAAATTAGACCTTCATTTTCGTCAGTGTTTGAGCTCTCGAAGGTCTGTTTCCTCTTTTATCCAGTCTGTTTTAACACTACCGCAGCTTTGTAGGTGATGTATGCTGCTTCTACAAACACCCCTGACAGTGGAATATTGAAATATTGTAGGCGgatcagaaacaaacaaacaagaagaaaaaaaaaaaagctaataaaATACTTTCCTTCCTCTTGTAGTGCTGCTTCTGATTTTCGATTCAGATTTAAGTTcttgttttcacttttttcaaTATGAAAAGTGAACAATATTTAAAAGGGAAACGTGACACTGGAACTCTTTAAAGATTCAAATGTGTTCGCAGGCTTTGGTGCagtccagcaggtggcagtgttGCAAAACAGAACCACTGATGGGGCTGCTTAATAGTCTGATAACCATGGTTCACGTTCACCTGCAGGAAACtgaggattttttaaaaagactctTAAATTGGGGAAAATCTGAATGGAGTCTGGTGCTGTTTGAGCACAAGTGAGAATTTCACCTGATATTGACCTGCTGCACAAACCCCAAGCACTAGAAAACGTTTTTATCCCCATACCTGCGCTCACATTCAGTCGTGATCAGGGTTCATGCTGTTTATCTGTGACACATGTAGGGCCACATGGACGCAGCTGACACATAACGAGGCTTAACGAGAACCTGCTGCAGACACCAACTCCAACTTTGACTTGATTTGATATCGacgtgttgttgttgtttctgtatCAATAAAACTAATGGTGTCCAGCTTCAACACTGCAAGAGACCAATCACATTGTGGTGATGTCATAGTTTTAGAATGTGGAAAGATCCAGGCACCACACCAACACGACAATAAGAGACACACACTAGATTTGCAGcacatgtatttttttcagaGGGAGAGTGGATTAATAAAGAGGCTTTTTGTGCAGCAGTCAGCTCTTTGTGAGCTCGAGGCTTCATCGACACTTACTGTAAACAGTTTCTGCACTGAATCAGACCTAAAGAGGAAACCTGTCCTGACTTCTATTCACTAATCACAGCAGTGTGATCATTTTCTGCACTTTTCAAAGActcctgagctgctgctgcacaaACACTGAGGTGTTCCTAATAAAGTGCTCATGCTGCTGAACTGACCTGTGACTTTCAGAGTTATCCTGGTCTGATAGTCCACTTTGGGGATGGTGCAATCGTACGGGCCAGCGTCGTCCGCCCTCAGGTCCTTTATGATGATGGAGAGGTTTCCAGTCTTGTATTGGTTTGGGAAGCTGACCACACGACCTTTAAACTTCGCATCTATTTTATCCTCTCTGCTGTTGATGATGTCCAACACAACTTGGTCATCCTTGTCCCTCCAGAAGGCCTTGACCGGCTCGGACAGCTTTTCAGAGTAGACGCAGGGCAGGAGGACCTCATCACCGATGAAGCCGGTCATCACAGACTGGCTGCTGGCTGCAGGACGACAGGACAGGTGAGTTACAGGTTACCTGTGTACAGCTTCACCACAGCTCTCTGGTTTAGTTCACTTTTTGAGCAACAGACTAAAAACTTAATGTTCCAGTTTTTCCTCTGGATAAACTTCCGTCCTCTGAACCAAATCCTCAGAAGGCAATTTATGGAATCAGTCTGTGGTTTGGAAAAAccttaaatacataaaacacTCACTGGATGTTCTCCTGCTCAGTAAACCCTCATGAATCTCTTTAAAATGTGCAGAGGCCTGTCACTTTTTACTGTCAATAAAATCTGCCACACGATGATGGAAGACTCGAGCTCCAAGGCCTGGATTTATACAATGTTTTCCATTGCTGCTGCACTGTGTAAGTCATGCTCAGTGCTGTGAGTGAGTGACCTGCAAACATCATGTGACTTTGAGCACAGGGAAAATCTCCTCACAGCAGAGGAAGAACAGGAGCAGTATTTTAGCATGAATTAATCTGATTCAGCTGTAAATGTCTGTCCTGAGACTCTGAGGAGCCGTAAACTGAAGCCAAGAGCAGCTTTCCTCTTTTCCAATCTGTAATCCAAGTCCTTCACCAGCTGCTCCTTAAATAATTCACTAAATGACACCGACCTACATGATTACAGAGCTCTGCAGAAAGGTGAGTCAGGTCTTAGAAATAGTTCATCTTTAAATCTCTGCAAATACCAGAGACTACCAGCCTTGACTGATTACCAATCAGTCAAGGTTGGCAACCAGAGATCATACACcatttacaccagtgactgcacCCCTACGCACCCcctgcaacatcatcatcaaatttgcagacgacaccactCTGATGGGGCTCATCACCAACGATGATGACACCgcctacagagatgaggtccaGCGACTGGCAGAATGGTGTAACTACAATAACCTTACCCTAAACACCACGAAAACAAAGGAAGTGGTCATGGACTTACGCAAAACAAGAACCGATCCCCCTCCCCTATCCATAAAAGGTGACTATGTGGAGAGGGTGTCctcctttaagttcctcggCACCCACATATCTGAGAACCTATCTtggtccacaaacacatcagccctAGTGAAGAAAGCCCAGGAGCGCCTCCATTTCTTGAGGGTTCAGAGATGGAACAGGCTGCAGACTGACCTAGTGTCCTAGTGTCTCAGTCTTTCCCtgttctgtgcaatatttttttggCTCATGTGCAATATCTTTGGtatatgcaatattttttggTCTTGTGCAATAATTTGGTCTCAGTGGAATTACCATCTCCACCCTAAATGACCACAGGCCCCTccacccttatttatttattatattttataaaaaatgCTAAGTGTCTCTCATATGTTTCTTTTAACCAGTCGCCGGGgacagtttaaaagaaaataaactactgTAAGGGTCATTAACATAATCCCAGGAATAAAGCGATAGCATCCCCAGGAAAGTAAtaaattttactgttttttgccGTGACTTTTCACTTTAACGTGTTTGTACTGATTTTTgtcctcttttatttctgatgatTTTACTTTTGTTTACTGTGGTTTTATGGATTTTTgcccctttttttgtttgtttgtagtaAAAGCACACACTCACAGCTTATTTTATGACACTTTcacagctgaaacaacaaaataattccAAGCAACCTACTTACATTATAAGGGTTAATTCATTTATAATGAATCCAGTCATAAGACGGTAACGGGATCCTGGTTTTCTGCACAgtctttagggtttttttttccatagtaCCTACTGGGACAGGCCCAACGTGGCACGActctttttttccattacaatcGAGTACAACCTAATGCACATTGGGTTGTTATAGCAACGTGGGCAAATGTCTCGTAACATCATTTGTATGCGACCTGAACGCCACAGCAAAGATGGACGTCGGGGCGATGGTATACCTGATTTTAGTGAAGGAAACGCTCTCATGACTTATCAAGTGACGACACTGATTAGCTAATCGATGGCACGCAGTCTGTTGGACGGCCTCAGATCACTTGGAACTctaaaaaagtacctggtactACTActtaatggaaaaccctaaaaaacCCTGTTGTCAGTGACTCCCGGGCCACCTTGCAGCCTCTTTATTGTATGCATCACTGTATGAAAAAGTGAAATTGTATCCACAGTATCAACAAAGGTTCTGCTCATCTCTGCTCTTTGTTTACATGCAAATATACACTCACAACACTGGATCTAAATCCTCTGCTGCCCACAAAGGGAACAACAATTGCGAAGCTAAGAAATTTTCCAAACTGATCTCTAATGACTGCACAGTTTtaattttggtttattttaaagGAGGGCCACACAGACTTTCCTTGGCATGTTTCTCAAGTTTGTTCAGCTCATCGGATGCAACACAACAAGAACATGAACAGCAGGAAACCACAAGGAGGAAGAAGAGTCACACTTCACTAGGAACTGAAACTGCACCACTTAACCAACTAAAGAGTTCTTCTTCTTTGGGTCTTTTATTTGGTGGAAAGATTGAATCAGACTGTGTTTAAATATCTTAAGTTACCCTGACACACAAGAAGAACATTACAACTACTGGAAAGCCTTAAACTAACACTGAACCAAAGAAAAACTACACTGAGGTGAGCGAACACGCCCTGAGAGTCAAAGTGAGAAGAAATATGGAAACCCAATAAAACaagacattaataataataataataatactagtaATAATGATAAGCTACACAAAATGTGACTTTAGGAAAGATTCTGCAATTTGGGACAGGTACATTAGAACATGTCTTGACTACTGGCtagttaaaatatgaaaaatcatATAAAGACCTCGGAAGACTTCTCACATGAAATGAGCAACTAATCCACTGTCAAGTATTCTAAATTGTTTTACTGTGTTAACTTTTATGTGCAAATTGCTTCGAGCAGTTCTTAAGGAGTTTTTAATGCCTCTTTGTGTATTTTAAACTTGTGAAAATATGCACGTTTTAATCCATCGGGAAACCCcagatttttctttctattcGGATTAGACAGTCTACTGATCGTTTTGCTTTTGTGGTATCATTTATCATATTTGTTCAATCCAGCatgaaaactgaattaaaatagCATTAATTCAATTTGCATTTTCTAAAAACaccatgttaaaaaaatatactaTTATAGTTCTTGTGAACTATTTAACTACATACTTAATACATTAATTTGGAaaagaaacactttaaaaagTACACGCAGTTTATAGAGGTAAAAACTGAGCTGCGTGGGGATTACACGAGGTTTCAGATTGCTTTATATGAAattgagtttcatttcatttatttaacatttttaattattttaattgatTCTTTTATGTTCAGAAAGGCCAGTGACAACttcaggcttttatttttaatactgtTTGAGACATTTATGTTAAACATGCAATCAGACTGTCAGGTGTGCTTGTGAGGGGGGGCTGAAAGTGAGTGGATCAgccttttaaaagaataaaataccTAAAGAAATATCTGATGTATGAAGCTCAAATTTCACAACACTCGCTACATACATATATCCAAACTTTGGACCGTAAaaaatgtagattttttttatgcttgacTCACCCAAGCTCAGACTCGACAACAGGAACACCATCAGGCTGTGGAGACAAAGAAAGACACGCAGACTTTAGTGTAACTTCTGATTCTCTATCAGGATGAAGGAGTCACTGTGGCACAGCTGATGTTACTGAACTGAAGTCCAACAAGTCTGCAATCAAGGAATCTCAACAAGTGAGTTCAGCAAAGCTCAAGAGCAGAAACAGCAGTATTTAAACGAAAATTCAGCTGTTAATTAATCATTAAAggcaaaaaaatacaataaattttAATGATGCAAAATCTGACATCAGGAAAAGAGTGGACTCTAATCTTCTCATTTTCAAGGAAAAACTGCCAAAAACGTGAACGTTAAACCTTCGTAAATGTGTTTTCGTGGTgtaaagttgtttttaaaatgaagaaagGGAGTTTTAAGTGTGAATGAGAGAAAACTGGAGGTTTGTCTGGATGTTCTCGCAggtttttaaaatcatattatCTGTGATCCGGGGTTTCAACATGTCGTGTTATTTATCTATGAATGTTATCTAAACGTATTTTTAGCTAAACTTAAAAACGATGGAGTGAAGTGAGTTGGCGGAGAAGCAGGAGGAGTTAAAGCGGGTCCACGTGGGCTGGTTATGTGAGCAGAAGCTTGTTTATCTGCAGTTAATTCAGAGATATTCAGACTTTGTCTTGTTTCTTCTTTAAAGCTGGCCAGTTCCAGGAACTGAAGCTACAATAAAACCAAGCTAACATTGAACTACGTAGCTAGCCTCAGTGACCCATCACACTCATTTTGTGGCCCAGTCGTTGCCCGTTTCATCACTGACCTGATTAAACTGTTCATGTCGTTTCTTTATACCTTCCAGAtgccaaaaataaactttaGATTTACTTATTACTGCTAGTTTTCCAGCTGGCTGTACGTTTTCGGTTTACGTATCTCAGTTACGGAAGCCGTTAGGCCGTCACTTCCGCTtaaggatttttaaaattaagctCGGTCTCATAATAATGCAAATACtagtattaaatatttttaaaatgtatctcagctgtgtttgtgtgtgtttatacaattatttcacctttttttttttaaatctacatTTTGAAGCCTTTCACGCTGAACTTCTGCTGAAATGTTGCGATTTTTGCTCCGAAACTCCAGTAAAAAGCAGATTTTCCAGCTGTAACACACCTGTCACATGTCCTGCAACCGCCACACGTCACTGAAAACACCTTGTGCTCAGGTCGGACCACCTCATACTGTTTTCTCCTTCTCCTACTGCGCCTCCTCCAGCACTGGTGTTGCAGAGACTTTTGCAGCCGTGTCCACGAGTGGATGATCCTCACTGGGCCTGCGTGAAGggtgaaaaaatagaaaaaaacttcAGTAATTACACTGAAACACTCAAACcgtttaaataaagtttgtttgaAAAGTCACAGAATGTCCTGGAGACAGAATTTACTGGAACACCTCCCGTTTAACCCTGTAGGTAGTTTCCAGCCGCCCACAcgaaatacttaaaaaaaaaaagagaagttttttaacagtaaaaaaaaagaaaaaaaagaagaagtagcaGTGTGACAAAGTGGTTAGGCATGAACTCATTTACCACTTGTCCCTTAACCATATTGataatttatttctttgttattttacagtcaGCCATAATGCTTTAATTTAGACATTGCTGGTGTAACTTCTCGTAACACACACTATCCTGGGTTTTGTTTGTGGTAGCAGTAGTTACATCCATGcatgttttttaaagcaaacactACTAACCATCAGGTCATCTGAATTTTCTTCTGTTCACAGGCAAATGTCTGGTAAATTATGTTTCTTTATGTTGTTTTGGTTATACTTACCATGGTGTCCATGTTGTTTATTCAGGTCCTATATTTAAGACAGGTATATCGGAAGGGCCGCCCCGTACTTCCTGTTTATATAGGGTCATGAGGTCAATGATTGCATCATTGGGTGTAACCAAATGGagggtttttcattttgtatagtattgtttattttctttaaagtagcCTTTTGATTATATTGATTATGATTATATTGTATGCAGTGTTTTACTTTACAAACCATTTAGCTGAGTAAATGAGTTTGTCAATTTCATGCATAATCTTATTCCTGTTCTTTGTTTAGAATTGTATTGTTTGGTCTGACCTATTTGTTTCAATGGTAGAGACTAACGAGGTCAGGTGTGGGCAAAGTCCTGTATAAAGCAAGTGGGATTTTTGCATGCCTGATTGATTGTTTTATGGTAAAATGGAGATACCAGCAATAAAGTAGGCTTAAAAGAACTTCAATCGTCTGCTAATGCTATTTACTTATCACCTTCCTTGCTGCTTAAGTTATGCTACACACTACaagcagtaaaaacaaaaccactattgtaatgcaaaaataactattttatttttttgtctcaaAATATTAATTTACTGCATATATGTTCCAAAAAGCTCTATATTCATTTATCATCTTAGAGATAATGTAGACATAACCTATCAACATATAATGCAGTGTGACTGATACCAGCCGTTTCGcggattttattattttttttttttttacagcatatTGTGTTCTGCGTTCTGattgctgtagaccattgtcaatcaatctcgtgccgtgtctcctgtacagcaGCGCTGCGGTCCCCAACACCCGGGCcacggtccgtgagtcgtttggtaccgggccgcgagagttgaggctcagtgaaaatgtgaagtgtatggttttcagggtttttatcgttaactcggtttccctgggtcttttcctgtgttgtagttgtgtgtcttattttgaaagaactatttacgcattaccatagcgaccagagagcgttaaggggcagagaggaggatgttactttcaatgttgttggcgcatttcaggaggaagttacacaattacacagtgaattctcggttattattatatttacaaaataccacagtttttgtcttggtaatatcattttattttgttgtattgaccgcgacaccttaaaggccggtccgtgaaaatattgtctgacattaaactggtccgtggcacagaaaaggttggggaccgctgctgtacagtcCAGAATGCGTTTAGCTTTTCGAATTTACATAtatcttcgatcgctagcagtgtgactctgaagtgctgtactgtatgtttgtaagttttctccccaacaaaaaCGTTTTGCACCATTTTATAATACTGGATGTTTCTATGAAGGTTTGAACTgtttaaacaaaagagaaaagtttGAAAATTTTCATGCCTgcctgagaaaagtgtataaagcatgtagtgaggggttttacagccttaaaacatctataataactgtaaaaaataaagttggctactttgcGGATTTCACCTACCGCGGggtatttttagaacgtaacaccagcgataaacgagggaccactgtactatTAATAGTAGAGTCTGGGACATCTAATTGATTAACATCAACATTGATTATTATGCACTGCTTTTTTTGTTCAAGGAgggcaaaaaatataaaactctctctcagcttgttcattgccaaaaatggccaccttttgtgtgtgttcacaaaatgctataaattttatatttattaaaacatgtttctACTTTTACCGAATTGACTCTTTAAATTAGCACCAGTCCTTTTAAATC
Coding sequences within:
- the LOC109194350 gene encoding uncharacterized protein LOC109194350, with the translated sequence MNSLISLMVFLLSSLSLASSQSVMTGFIGDEVLLPCVYSEKLSEPVKAFWRDKDDQVVLDIINSREDKIDAKFKGRVVSFPNQYKTGNLSIIIKDLRADDAGPYDCTIPKVDYQTRITLKVTEKPAVITPRPLPPVTASPRAAAVTSSLHHLTLLCPALFLQFLP